Within Desulfolithobacter dissulfuricans, the genomic segment AACGCGCCTGGTACTCAGGCATGCTCACAACCGAAGACTGGTGGGCAGTGTGGCTCGGCCTCACCTTTTTTGGCCTTGGCCTGCTCACCCTGGCCGGCATCGACCTGGTCGGCTGGATCGCCTATCCCAAGAAATGGGTCTTCAGCCTGCCCGACGGGGCCATTGCCAAGAAAATCGTCACCATTGACAAGGCCTTCTACGCCCTGGGCGGCAAGTACAGTCTGACCGCCAAGGATACCTACAAGGCCCTGGGACCCATCGGTTCCATCCTGGTAACCTATGTCGTTTTCACCGTGGCGACCACCATCGGCGCCTATTTCCAGAAATGGGATGTGAAACGGTACGTGGTTGGCTGGACCATCATTTTTTTCCTGACCTATTTTGTCTGGTTCATCGGCCACCACGCCTTTTTCTCCGCCTCGGTGGTTGACCTGAAGAAGAGTCACTTCCCCCAGATGTTTACCCTCTCCCTGGGCGGCGGGGCCTCGTTCATCCTGGCCCTCATTGTCGGCCTGATCATAGGTAACTTCTTCAAACCCCTGGCCCGCTACCTGAGCGAGGCGGCCAAGCCCGAGTGGTTCATCAAGACCGCCATAGTATTTCTGGGGGTCAAGGTCGGCTACCTGCCGATCAAGGCCGTTCTCCAGACCGCCCACCTCGGCAGCAAAGGTGCCCAGATCGGCCATGAAATGGCCAACCTCACCTTTGACCTGTTCACCGCCGGGGCCGCGGCCACGGTTGTCGCCTATCTTATCTTCTGGCCGGGCGTCTACTCCATCTCCCGGCTCATCTTCAAACTGCCCAGAAAGACAGCCGCAGTCCTGGCCTCGGCCATCTCCATCTGCGGTGTTTCCGCCGCTGTGGCCACCGGTGGCGCGGTCCGGGCCCGGCCGGTGGTATCTATCATGGTATCGGCCCTGGTAGTTGTCTATGCGGTCATCGAGCTGGTCATCCTGCCCGGTGTCTTTACGCATGTCTGGCCGGGCACCAGTGATCCGCTGGTCGCCGGTTCGGCCATGGGTATGGCGGTCAAGACCGATGGCGCCGACGCAGCGGCCGGTGAGCTGCTCGATGAGTTCATGCGGACCAAGGTCGAGCAGGAGACCAACGGCCAGGTGGTCTGGATGAGCGGTGTTATCACCACCTCCGCAGTCATGACCAAGATCTGGATCGACATGTTCATCGGCCTGTGGGCCTTTATCCTGGCCCTGGTCTGGGTATACAAGATCGAAAAGCACGAGGGAGACCGGGTCCCGTTCTCGGAAGTCTGGTTCCGGTTTCCTAAATTTGTCCTGGGCTACTTTGCGGCCTGGTTCATCTACCTGGGCATCTTCTTCGGCCCGGGACAGGCCGGGGCCGCGGACGGCATGTCGGTGCTCAAGGCCGCCAAGGCCGGTGCCGTGCCGGTGGAAAAGGGCATGCGGAAGCTTTTCTTCATGCTGACCTTCATGAGCCTTGGTATTATCACTGATTTCAAGAAACTGGCCGAGGCCCAATTCGGCAAGATGGTCTGGGTCTACTTTGTTGCCCTGTTCCTGTTCATCATTCCGGTGGCGGTCATCATCGCCTACCTGTTCCACCACGGGATGCAGATCCCCAACATGGCATCCCTGGCAGGGGCAACCATCAATTGATCCTTTAAAAGAGTAAAAAAACCCGGCCGGTCCCGGACCGGCCGGGGCACAGGGAGCGGAAAATGACAGCGGAAATGACCAGCGGCATTCTCTACCTGCTTGTGGGGGCAGCCATTATCTACCTGTTCCAGCAACGGCGCAGCCAACTCGCCAGCCTGACACCGGACAAGGTCCCGGAACTGGATGAGGAGGGGTTGGCCGAACTGCGGCTGCTGGTGAAAACCGCCTACGAGCGCATGCTCTACATGGGGGTGCTCTTCCTGCCCCTGGCGATCAGTACCATGCGGGGAAGCTCCAATGTCAGCCGATTGTTCTTCCTCCTCCTCATCGGGCTGTTGTTTCTCAGCAACATCCCGCCAAGAAACAAAATCATCCGCCTGCTGGAGCGCTACAATCTCACCGTCCCCGACCTGCAGGATCGGGGCATCAAAGTCTGAGCAGGCCTAAGCGATGTGGTCTCTTCAGGGAATATCAGGGCTTTGGGAGTTGCGCAGCATATCAGTACCGGACAACACGCCCCGTTCACGTGCTCGTGCACGTGAACGTTAACAGGCACGAGCACGGCGCCCGCGATGTTATCCCTTCCCCGGGACACCACCGCTCACCTCCCATTCTTCCCTGAACCAGCACGTCAGTTTTTTTCATCCCCCGTTACCTCCTCAATCACCGGCAGGGTGATGATGAACACCGTACCCTGGCCAGGTTCTGATTCCACGGTGATGGTGCCGCCGTGGTCCTCGATGATCCCGTAACTGACCGACAACCCCAGGCCGGTACCCTCCTCCACGCCCTTGGTGGTGAAAAACGGATCAAAGATCAGGGGAAGGCTATCAGGGCTGATGCCGCAGCCGCTGTCCCGGACCCGGATCTCCAGGGCCCGGGAATCACTGGAGTCCGAGGAGGAAATCACCCGGGCGGCGACATGGACTTCTCCGTCTTCGCCGATGGCCTGGATGGCATTGATCAGGAGGTTGACCAGCACCTGCTTGATCCGTTCCCGGTCCATGTAGGAAGGCGGGATATCCGGGGCCAGGTCCAGCTCAAACGATATCCCCTGCCGCTGCATCTGCCGGCTGAGAATCCGCTGCACATCGTGCACAATGGTTTTGATATCCACCAGGTCCCGGCTGGACTCGTGGCTGCGGGCAAAGTTGAGCAGATCGCTGACAATCCGCTGGCAGGTCCGGGCATGGCGCTCGATGACCTCCAGGTCTTCAGCGGCCTGACCGGTCCCGATCTCCTTTTTCAGAATATCAGCATAGCAGAGAATAACACCCAGGGGATTGTTGATCTCATGGGCCACCCCTGCGGCGAGCTGGCCCACGGCCGCCAGCCGCTCGGTCCGCCGGATTCGCCGGGCCACCATCTGCTGCTCGGTGATATCGCGGGCAAAACAGACAATGGCCTCATCGGCGGCGCTGGCAAATTTCACCGGGTAGAGCGAAACCGCAAACACGGCCCCGTTCTCCAGGGTGACCTCGGTCGATTCAGGGAGGGCACCGGGATCAAGGTTGTGGAAACAGCGGGCAAAGGGCAGGGTTACACTGCAGGGCAGCGCCTCGATGGAAAGCCCGTATATGTCCTCTTCTTCCATGCCACAGTGATCCAGAAAGGCCCGGTTGACCATCCGCACGATACCGCTCTTGTCAAGCAGGGCCATGGGATCGGTGATGGCGTCGAAAACCGTATGCAACAGCTCCTTGGAATAGCGCAGCCGGGAAATACTCTCCAGGCTCTCCAGAGTGATACCGATCTGTCGGCCGATGGAGATCAGAAGCGCCTGCAGAGCGTCATCCAGGTCTTCGAGCTGGATACCGGAAAAAATCATCATCCCCAGCAGCCGTTCCCGGCAGCACAGCGGGACCCGGATTCCCAGTTCCCGGTTTTCTCCCTCCCCGGTCAAGCGGATATTGCCACACCCCTCGATGGCCACCAGCCGGGCAATGGCGTCCGGATCCGTAACCCGGGTGCCACTCAGGGAGGCCGCATCGATTTCCAGCCTCGGGGCCAGTTCCTGGTCCCCTTCCTGGCAGCGAAGCTCCAGCTGCTGCTGCCCACGGTCAAAGAGATAGATCCCGGCTCCCCGGGCAGGAATCACCTTGAGCGCAGCCTGCAGCAGGGCCGGAAGCAGGTCTCCCAGGGTCCTGGCCTGGGTGATCAGACCGGCAATGGTGTTGAGCAGGGCCAGCTCCTTGTTCCGGGCCCGGACCTGGTGGTGCAG encodes:
- a CDS encoding c-type heme family protein, with the protein product MKVRFQIGLACILVFFGAIVALITYFYEKSFFEEETFQKTQLVMAAVESTRTYVHTTLRPRMFEELGPDRFVLEAMSTSYISRVIMDIFHEKLPEFNYRRSAINARNPDFEATPREREMIAWFRDHPDEELWFGMLRDQGEDRFVQFRPVEFSAECLHCHGDPADAPAEIRARYGTDLGFYKKEGMIGGVQSISIPAGSQMAAIREAALQVFSFIVLVLLFLYAIIWIFFDRVVVRSLRSVLTLFRDSLGDREGEKIYQLARKGDELRDLHVAAELMANHLAESRRKLEQYARHLQSMVEQRTEALKRSQERLHHQVRARNKELALLNTIAGLITQARTLGDLLPALLQAALKVIPARGAGIYLFDRGQQQLELRCQEGDQELAPRLEIDAASLSGTRVTDPDAIARLVAIEGCGNIRLTGEGENRELGIRVPLCCRERLLGMMIFSGIQLEDLDDALQALLISIGRQIGITLESLESISRLRYSKELLHTVFDAITDPMALLDKSGIVRMVNRAFLDHCGMEEEDIYGLSIEALPCSVTLPFARCFHNLDPGALPESTEVTLENGAVFAVSLYPVKFASAADEAIVCFARDITEQQMVARRIRRTERLAAVGQLAAGVAHEINNPLGVILCYADILKKEIGTGQAAEDLEVIERHARTCQRIVSDLLNFARSHESSRDLVDIKTIVHDVQRILSRQMQRQGISFELDLAPDIPPSYMDRERIKQVLVNLLINAIQAIGEDGEVHVAARVISSSDSSDSRALEIRVRDSGCGISPDSLPLIFDPFFTTKGVEEGTGLGLSVSYGIIEDHGGTITVESEPGQGTVFIITLPVIEEVTGDEKN
- a CDS encoding putative sulfate exporter family transporter, giving the protein MAKTQRAWYSGMLTTEDWWAVWLGLTFFGLGLLTLAGIDLVGWIAYPKKWVFSLPDGAIAKKIVTIDKAFYALGGKYSLTAKDTYKALGPIGSILVTYVVFTVATTIGAYFQKWDVKRYVVGWTIIFFLTYFVWFIGHHAFFSASVVDLKKSHFPQMFTLSLGGGASFILALIVGLIIGNFFKPLARYLSEAAKPEWFIKTAIVFLGVKVGYLPIKAVLQTAHLGSKGAQIGHEMANLTFDLFTAGAAATVVAYLIFWPGVYSISRLIFKLPRKTAAVLASAISICGVSAAVATGGAVRARPVVSIMVSALVVVYAVIELVILPGVFTHVWPGTSDPLVAGSAMGMAVKTDGADAAAGELLDEFMRTKVEQETNGQVVWMSGVITTSAVMTKIWIDMFIGLWAFILALVWVYKIEKHEGDRVPFSEVWFRFPKFVLGYFAAWFIYLGIFFGPGQAGAADGMSVLKAAKAGAVPVEKGMRKLFFMLTFMSLGIITDFKKLAEAQFGKMVWVYFVALFLFIIPVAVIIAYLFHHGMQIPNMASLAGATIN